One window of Longimicrobium sp. genomic DNA carries:
- a CDS encoding phosphopantetheine-binding protein produces REMLGLERVGVEDDFFELGGHSLLGTGVIGRLRLQFGVELKMDAIFRAPTVAALAREIEDAALAAVEAMSEEEALALG; encoded by the coding sequence CGGGAGATGCTGGGGCTGGAGCGGGTGGGCGTGGAGGACGACTTCTTCGAGCTGGGCGGCCACTCGCTGCTCGGTACCGGCGTGATCGGCCGCCTGCGGCTGCAGTTCGGCGTGGAGCTGAAGATGGACGCCATCTTCCGCGCCCCCACCGTCGCCGCCCTGGCGCGCGAGATCGAGGACGCCGCGCTCGCCGCCGTGGAGGCGATGAGCGAGGAGGAGGCGCTGGCGCTCGGGTGA